One Phoenix dactylifera cultivar Barhee BC4 chromosome 8, palm_55x_up_171113_PBpolish2nd_filt_p, whole genome shotgun sequence genomic window carries:
- the LOC103710878 gene encoding trafficking protein particle complex subunit 1-like — MSDGRAGSNSGLTKLSLAVPGRNTARPLTRNSSHHPSGWKDPIKKYRNPLLPPSGSRDREEGGERAHGPAMQFFGGSSVAEIAPSPAAPPGTATGLARNNGNMLYIFNRSGVCLLYREWHRPLHTLDAQQDQKLMFGLLFSLRSFTVKMDPTSVDKGNLGVPLLPGQGCSFHSFRTNTYKLSFMECPSGIKIILVTHPKTGDMREPLRYIYNIYVEYVIKNPLYVPGSPIKCELFVTNLDQYVKTLV, encoded by the exons ATGTCCGATGGCCGGGCCGGATCGAACTCGGGTCTGACTAAATTATCTTTAGCTGTGCCCGGCCGGAACACGGCCCGCCCGTTGACGCGTAACTCCTCCCATCATCCCTCCGGTTGGAAAGATCCGATCAAGAAGTACCGAAACCCTCTGCTGCCGCCGTCTGGGAGCAGAGATCGAGAGGAGGGGGGCGAGCGGGCGCACGGACCAGCGATGCAATTCTTCGGAGGGTCGTCTGTGGCGGAGATCGCCCCATCTCCGGCAGCGCCGCCGGGAACGGCGACGGGGCTGGCCAGGAACAACGGGAACATGCTGTACATCTTCAACCGGAGCGGGGTGTGCCTGCTGTACCGCGAGTGGCACCGCCCGCTCCACACCTTGGACGCCCAGCAAGACCAAAAGCTCATGTTCggcctcctcttctccctccgcTCCTTCACCGTCAAGATGGATCCCACTAG CGTCGATAAAGGAAATCTGGGGGTGCCTCTGCTCCCGGGACAAGGTTGCTCCTTCCACAGCTTCCGCACCAACACTTACAAGTTAAGCTTCATGGAGTGCCCCTCTGGGATTAAG ATTATTTTGGTTACTCATCCCAAGACTGGTGATATGCGGGAACCTCTGAGATATATATACAACATTTATGTGGAGTATGTCATAAAGAATCCCCTCTATGTTCCTGGGTCTCCAAtcaa ATGCGAACTCTTCGTTACAAATCTTGACCAATATGTGAAGACTTTGGTATAA